In one Sulfitobacter sp. LCG007 genomic region, the following are encoded:
- a CDS encoding YggS family pyridoxal phosphate-dependent enzyme translates to MGLAEISERVARAEAAANRAPGSVSLIAVSKVQPNARVAAVLDEGHRIFGENRVQEAAGKWPDFRERYDGVALHLIGPLQTNKARQAFDLFQAIHSLDRPKLATTIARLAQETGRCPALFVQVNTGEEAQKAGVLPSEADAFVADCRKLDLTVEGLMCIPPVDEEPALHFALLAKIAARNGLSGLSMGMSGDFERAIALGATHVRVGSAIFGERVAG, encoded by the coding sequence ATGGGTCTTGCCGAGATTTCCGAGCGGGTGGCGAGGGCCGAGGCCGCGGCGAACCGCGCGCCGGGATCGGTGAGCCTTATCGCCGTCTCGAAGGTTCAGCCGAACGCGCGCGTGGCAGCGGTGCTGGACGAAGGCCACAGGATCTTCGGCGAGAACCGCGTTCAGGAGGCCGCCGGAAAGTGGCCGGATTTCCGCGAACGCTACGACGGCGTCGCGCTCCATCTCATCGGACCGCTGCAGACCAACAAGGCGCGCCAGGCATTCGATCTTTTCCAGGCGATCCATTCGCTCGACCGCCCCAAGCTCGCGACCACGATCGCCCGGCTTGCACAGGAGACGGGGCGCTGCCCGGCGCTTTTCGTGCAGGTCAACACCGGAGAGGAAGCTCAGAAGGCGGGCGTGCTTCCATCCGAAGCGGACGCCTTCGTGGCCGATTGCCGCAAGCTCGATCTGACCGTCGAGGGGCTGATGTGCATCCCGCCCGTGGATGAGGAACCCGCGCTTCACTTCGCGCTGCTGGCAAAGATCGCCGCGCGCAACGGCCTGTCGGGCCTGAGCATGGGCATGAGCGGGGATTTCGAGCGCGCCATCGCACTGGGGGCGACCCATGTGCGCGTGGGATCGGCGATCTTCGGAGAACGCGTCGCGGGCTGA